The stretch of DNA TTCAGCCTGATCTTTGGCCTCAATAACAGAAGCATTAAAAGTTTCCCCTACATATGAACGAGGGAATGGTGGAATATTCGCAATCTCAAAAAGATTACAATCCATATTAGGAACAACTGCATCAAGCTTGATACTCTTGCCAGTAGGCAGAAGGATCTTAAACGCATACTCGCTGTTCTCGCTTCCAAGCTCATTCGGGAAAAGAGCAAGCACAGTAACACCGGTAGCATCACTAATGCCGTTAGCAACCTGTGGAGCAACAAAGCCATTGTATTTCTCAGTTGTACTGAGCTTTGCAGAAACCCTCGCACCCTCAACCGGATTACCAAGGGAGTCATTGACTTGAATCGTTACGTTTACGGTAGGGACGCTCATTGGCCGAAGCTCCTTGGCTTAACTGTAAGAGAACGCTTTGCGCCGCCTGTAATCACTCGGATCTTTGCAGAGGTGATACCGTCCTCAAAGAGTTCGTTCTTAATCTGTGCGCCGGGTAAATCTTCCCACTCGCGTCCACGCATGGCTTTCAAACTGGCAACAGCACCATAAGCAAGGTATTGCCCCCAATCTTCCATCAATCCTTCAGGTATTCCAGTGGACAAAAGAGTCGGCTTCAAAGCCGCTAAAACTGAAAGCTGTGTATCGAAAGTCGGTATACCTATTAAATCAATGGTGTCACTCGTTGAGCTGAACTGAACTTCAGGAATCAAAGCCACGCCACCGTTTAGGTTCGTGACTGTAATAATCTCGCACACTCTTGCTCCTCTTGGCGGTTCAAGCTCGGCAGAAACAATGCCAGCAGGGAAAAATAAGGGATCAAGCTCTTCACGCCAAACCTGAGTCCGTTGGCAGAACACAATTGCAGCCCTGCGAATCTCGTTGACGATTTGAACCTTGGGACACTTGTCTACTTCTGGCAGAACATAAGGCATAAGGATTTTCCAATCTGCATTAGCCACGATTTAGCCTCCCACCACTTCAATTTGTTTCGGATAGAAAAGATCAGCTTTAAGTTTAACGCCAAGAGCCTGATAGAAGGCCGAAAGATGATGCTGTGATTTTGTAAAATTCGCCGCAGAGCTATCGCCAGACATGGCGGAGTAAAGCATCCAGTCTGCAATTGGCCCTGCGAATGTCTCAGGAATAGTCAAATCATCAGCAGATCCGTCAATAGGTGTAGGTTCTGCTGAGTATGTCATTGAAACGTAGACCGAGGCTCCAGTCGTAACGCCGGGATAAACCCAAAATGCTTGAGGATTTTCCTTCGCGTCATAGGCATAGTTTTCAACCTCTGTTCCAGTTGTGAGCCAATCAAAGGCTCTCATTGCATCCTTAGCAGTGAGAAATATGGGTTCGCCAGGAGTTGTCCCATTCGAACCCATATTTTGAATTACTTCGATGAGCCGAAGAGCTTTCTTGCTTGCTCCATCATGCACCAACGGATCAGGTAGAATCTGCTTAACTCCGTCCTTCAACTTGATGGATTCAGTGATTGCCGTTGAATCAGGCCTGTTAAGAGCGATCTGGCGAAGCGCACTATTAAACAAGTCCGTAAGCGACAGAACATCATCAGCAGGTTCCCAAGGCCAACGTCTAGTTGCCCCCATATCCTGAAGCTTGGAAGAAACAAGCAAGAAAATTTCTTTGGCTTTCATTGTTAATCCTTAAAGTGTCTGGAATGGATAACGTCGAACATCGCGAGTGCCAGTAATGCGCCCTGACTCATCGGTGATCTGTTCAGTTTTGACAGCATCATTTAGGACGTTGATTACAATTTTCGGAACTTCCACTTCAACATCGCGCTGAATCTGGAATCTGCGTCCGTTGCAGTTTAGGAAAACATCTTCCTTTCCATCGAATTCAGCAGAGCTAGGAATGATGATTTTGTGCATCTTTTCTGCTTTAGGCTCTTTCGCCTCAGCTTCAAGTTCTGCTTTAGTTTTCTGAGTCATGGATATTCCCTCCAAGGGAAGCGGGAGAAGTTGCCCTCTCCCGCTATTTTATTTGTTTAGAGTTTTACGCAACACTCAGCGCGAGCCATCCAAGCATCATTCAGAATGATAGCTGCATACATGGTCTTCCAACCCACAGAACCGCGCTGTCCGAGAGGGTCGCCACCGCGAGGAGAGTTGGGATTCATAACCATAGGAGTAATGGCCTTTTTGCCCCTGAGAGGCACAACCCCGAAAGCATCGCGAGCGAGGTAGATAACAGGGTAAACATCCGCTTTGATTCCGGTTGTGGAGATCATGGTTCCCTTATCACCGCCGGCATCAGCCCAAGGTTCATAGAGAGAAGAGGCACAATAACGGACTTCTTCAACCGCTCCGATTTCACCGGGGAGAGGATCTTGAGTACCGTATTTTTCAACGGGAACGAATCCAGCCATGTCGCGAATTGCACTGGAACAATCAGTGTGACAAAGACCTATAAAACAAGGCCCGACAGGGCGAGTTTCATAATTCTGAGAACCGGAAAGAAACTGAGTGTGACGTTTGCCGTTCATAGCAAGAATACCGCGAAGCGCTCTGCGCTGAGTAGCGAGATTCAATTCAGCGTTAACTTCATTACGAGCAGAACCGTTTGCATAGAAAACAGAGGTTCCGCCTTTGAGGATGCCGTAGTTAACAAGCTCAACAGTTTCAGCCGCCTGTTCGCCAGTAATACCCATGAACTCCTGAAGGATCGGATCTTCGTGAGTATCAGCGATAACATCAGTCAGTTCCACATAGTCGCCGTACTGCTGAAGAGTGACGGTTACATCAGTCTTAGTTCCGGTTTTACCTGCGGGGGTTACTCCCTCGGTCATAGGAGTAAGAGCAGGGGCAAGAGAATTGTAACGTCTAAAAATCTGAGTTTTAGTGTTGTTTTTTTCTAAAGGACGGCCCTGAGCAAAACGTTCGATCAAGCATAGAGCGATTGCTCTTTTGAGGAAGATCTTGCATGCCTTCCCTGCTGTACGAGGTGAGATATCACCGTAATTCATAATTTATTCTCCTGAGAGTAAACCCGCTTAATCCTCATCCCACCCAGCATCAAAGTCGTCCTTTGAACCTTTGGATTTTGGAAGCGGGGTATTTTTTGATTGAACAGCTAGAGCTGCGTCAGCATCCTGTTTGGTCTTTTGACTGACCGAACTAGGAGCTGATCCTTTTGCCGAATTAAACTCTTTAAGTAGTGCGGCTACTTCCTGCGGAGTTCCCTGTTCAATCGCATTGAAGTGTTTCGCTGCGACATTGTAAGGCTGCTCTGAAACCCAATCACGGAGGTGCTGGTGGTATTCCCGGCTTTCCTGAGCGCGACTTGGATTTGTAGTCAGATCCTTATAGTCAGGAACTTCGTTGTAAATCTGAGAGACATGAGCTTCAGTTTCAGTTTTCTCCACTGTGCTCTTGATCTTTTTGCCCTGTTCGCCAATTTGACGAGCTGAAAGCAATGAGGTCGCCTGAATTGCCGCCATATCAGGTCCGTAGTCTTCAAGAACTTGGCGTAGCCTTTTACCGTCAACGGAATCTTCTCCGAAGAGAGCCACTAGCTGCGGGTCTTCTTTTTCGATTTCGGCAAGGTCGCCTTGAAGCTCTTCGGGAATTTCAAAAGAGCCAACTTCCTGCTGCTCGTAGTTTGTCGGGGCCAAGTCTTCGACATGGGTGACAGTCTGTTGAGCGCGTAAAGATTCAAGTTCTTGCTGAATGCGAGCTTTCTCAGCTCTTTCCTTTTCAAGTCTTCCGAGCATAGAGTCATAGCCGTGGGCTTTTTTCTCTAAGCTCAGTTCTGCGGAATCATCCTGATCAGGGGCGGGATCTTCATCCGGCGAGCCTTCGTCAGCTTCATCCAAGTTAAAATCATCATCGGAGGCCGAATCATCGTTAGGTTCTTCGGGAGCTCCATCATCGTCAGAAAACGCATTTGCGAACTCTTCTTCTTCTGCAATTTCTTCTGGTGTAAGCATTGTTCTTCCCTTCGGGCCGCATTAGCGGGGGCCGTAGTTTAGTAATTTATGTGTATGCTCCTGAGAGCTGGACCGCGTTATCTCCAACAGGTTTAATGTCTTCGAGTATGTCCTTCAGGGCTTTGATCTGTCCCTGAAGACGGTACATTTCCTGTTGATTCTCTTCTGTTTCAAGCTGTTCACGTTTATCTAAAATCAAGTGTTCAACATATGAACGAACCGCCATGACTGGAGTCGTGTTGTAGATTCCCCTTAAAAGAGCTAAGTCGTTTTCTTTGCTCATGCGCTTACAGCCTCTTGAGCTGGCGCGGCTTGCTGCTGCTGTTGAACCGCTTCACCTAACATTTGAGCAAGAACGGCTTGAGGATCCATTCCTTGCTTTTCCATTTCACTCATTATGACTTGAATCTTAGCTTCGACCTCTGCCGCAGCTTGCATTGTCATTTGCTTTTGCTGCCAATCCTGAAACTCTTTGTCGCTTCGCAATAGCTCTGGATCGAGGTCTATTGATTTGAAAATATCTTCGAGAAGCTCTTCGTCTTTAACTCGCCCTTGGAATCTTGGGTTATCCGTAATAGCCACAGCTTGAGCCATGCGCTGTCCTTGAATTTCTTTAGCGATAAGGGCAGACGATCCACGCGCAAGAATATCAAAGTCTCCCTTGATTTCCTGCTTTGGATTAAACTTCATATTCCAGTGGTACATGCCCTTGATGAAAGGCTTGGTGATATCTTCGTCGAAGCTTTTGACCTGATCTTTTACCGGGACACTTGCCGCCCCCATGAGCATAGAAAGGCCGGAAGCTGTGTCGCCAGCTCCACGAACAGCGTTATTGTCACCCTGCATATATCTTGGAGTAGTGAGTTCATCTGCAAACTCTGAAAACATCTTACTCAAGCCAAGCAACTCATTAGTATGGGAAGGCATGTCAAAAGCGGCGAAGGCTTGCCTTACGTCAACTCCGTTTTTGAGACACCATACTTTCCAAGCATGAACATCGGTAGGATCAACTCCGTCAGCCAAAGCGCGCATATTCACAGCAATCTGAGGTCCGGAGGAAATGGCGGCATTGTCTACCGCTAATCGAACCGAGGCATTAACTCCGACCTGACAGTCGCGCATGACAGTAGGAATCCCGTTCCCAAAGAAACTAGACTCGTCTTTGTCATAGAAATAAAAATGGTAAGGAATCTCGATGCCCTCAATCGGGGCAATGACGGCCTTGATTACTCTGTTGCCGATCATCCATACATTTGTTGGAAATGATTCGTGATGCTGTTCTTCTGGAATATCAATGCCAGCGCCTACAAGCTGATGCCCCTGAATGTATCCCCACCGTTCATAAACTCGGAATTTTCCGGTTAAATCAGGAGAGGATGTTTCAAGTTCACCCATCAAACGCAAATCGGTTTCATACTGCTTAGGTTCAGCGTCACCAGCTTTGTGTGCTTTGAGGTATTCGATCACAACATCCATTGAGAAATTAGGCATGTTGCCAAGGTCAAGAAGCTCTTTCGGACTCATTAAATGGTCTTGCCAAACAAAATTTACTTTGCGTGCGTCTGAAACGCTCATATCGGGGTAGATGTTCCAAATTGGAACGAACTCATAATATGGACGTAAACCAGCATCTTCGTGATTATTCATCGACCATTCGCCAGTCTTCGGATCAATCTCGTATCGACCTCGAACTCTCTTCTCGACAAGCGGTCCTTTTAAAACGCCTGTGCCGTAACGGAAGGCTTGAGCACAAACATCACCGCAAACAGCACGATACGAAGGTCGACCAGGTGCTTCAGTGAGCTGGTCGGCAATCTCTTTCATCATTGCATCGGAACAATCTTTTGCGATCTCTCGGAGGATTGCGTCTTCGTCTACGTCTTCTGGCGCGACTCCTTGCTCTACAAGTTCAGCCGCCCTTTTCTGAATTAAAGCAGGGTGAATAGTCGGAACAGAAGTCGGAGAAATAGAAAAATTCTTCTCCCCATTAGCAGGAAAAAGTAAGTCCATTAAACGAGCTTTGCTGGTATCGCATTTAACCTTGGAAATTCTCAGGTTGATCTTGGATTTATTCTTGCCAATGTTAGCCAGAACTTCAGGATCATAAACGCCTTTGTACTGACGCAAGTCACGTAGCCATCGCTCATCATAAAGCTGCCTACGATTAGCAACCTCATCAAACTCAGCTCGTAGAATCGAACCGAGTGCATCTACTGCACCTGGACTAGTTGTCTTCTTCTGCTCTTCCATTTTTACCATCCCCCGACTGAATCAGCGATGTTTGAGGTCATATTAAACTGGCGGTAGTTATCTGTGTTAAGGTCAAGCTCCGCGAGCGCGTAAAGGAATGAACCTACAACTGGAAATTCTTCTGGCTTACCCTTCAGGTCAGAGGGCCGAATAGCTGAATAATGCTTTGCAACATCGCTATCGCCGAAGTGAAGCGTCTTCCGATTGGAAGTTCTCTTGGCTACAAGTCGGTCATAAAAACGAAAA from Maridesulfovibrio ferrireducens encodes:
- a CDS encoding N4-gp56 family major capsid protein, giving the protein MNYGDISPRTAGKACKIFLKRAIALCLIERFAQGRPLEKNNTKTQIFRRYNSLAPALTPMTEGVTPAGKTGTKTDVTVTLQQYGDYVELTDVIADTHEDPILQEFMGITGEQAAETVELVNYGILKGGTSVFYANGSARNEVNAELNLATQRRALRGILAMNGKRHTQFLSGSQNYETRPVGPCFIGLCHTDCSSAIRDMAGFVPVEKYGTQDPLPGEIGAVEEVRYCASSLYEPWADAGGDKGTMISTTGIKADVYPVIYLARDAFGVVPLRGKKAITPMVMNPNSPRGGDPLGQRGSVGWKTMYAAIILNDAWMARAECCVKL
- a CDS encoding DUF6682 family protein: MKAKEIFLLVSSKLQDMGATRRWPWEPADDVLSLTDLFNSALRQIALNRPDSTAITESIKLKDGVKQILPDPLVHDGASKKALRLIEVIQNMGSNGTTPGEPIFLTAKDAMRAFDWLTTGTEVENYAYDAKENPQAFWVYPGVTTGASVYVSMTYSAEPTPIDGSADDLTIPETFAGPIADWMLYSAMSGDSSAANFTKSQHHLSAFYQALGVKLKADLFYPKQIEVVGG